A genomic segment from Spinacia oleracea cultivar Varoflay chromosome 3, BTI_SOV_V1, whole genome shotgun sequence encodes:
- the LOC130470439 gene encoding uncharacterized protein, with product MRDRKTLDIGRIKCVKDVDQKVLVGDKEIKDRWRFFFDNLFNADQGCDIGDTNISWDMVNLALCEDFKREVEMTLKKMGRKRAVGPDGIPIEVWRCLGERGVVWLRTLFNKIWGSNRMPGEWRKSIIIPLYKNKGDVQDCSDYRGDQTNESYYETLGADY from the coding sequence ATGAGAGATAGAAAGACGCTAGACATCGGGAGGATTAAATGTGTGAAAGATGTTGATCAAAAAGTTTTGGTGGGAGATAAGGAAATCAAGGATAGATGGAGGTTCTTCTTTGATAACTTGTTCAACGCAGATCAAGGGTGCGATATTGGAGATACAAATATCTCTTGGGATATGGTTAACCTAGCTTTATGCGAAGATTTCAAAAGAGAAGTTGAAATGACATTGAAAAAAATGGGACGCAAGAGGGCAGTGGGGCCCGATGGCATACCTATCGAAGTTTGGAGATGcttgggagagagaggggttgtATGGTTAAGAACTCTTTTCAACAAGATTTGGGGAAGTAATAGGATGCCAGGAGAGTGGAGGAAAAGTATTATCATCCCCCTGTACAAGAATAAGGGTGATGTCCAGGACTGTTCTGACTATCGAGGAGATCAAACTAATGAGTCATACTATGAAACTTTGGGAGCGGATTATTGA